In Thermodesulfobacteriota bacterium, the following are encoded in one genomic region:
- a CDS encoding cation:proton antiporter, producing the protein MSIEESGHLSVEQFFLALVCILVFSKIFGELAERIKQPSVLGELVAGVVLGGSVLAIVPSVSGMIGYDTFHLLAEVGVAILLFEIGLETDLRDLIKVGFKSTLVAIVGVVLPFALGFGSIVAFEHMGLLGGSDPNLNFLIALTAGATLTATSVGITARVLSDMNKLQSGEAKIILGAAVIDDILGLIILGVVSGLIQASSSGDGGSVSTLSVGIIFLKAFGFLIVAIVVGNLISKKLFDLIEMMRVRGVLLLSALSFAFIFAFLASLVGLAPIVGAFAAGLVLANTNQFKTIEHNLKPVSDFFTPIFFIMVGAAVDVSVFNPFVSENIPILLIALILFVVAVIGKFVSGFVIFEKGINKSVIGVGMIPRGEVGLIFAQVGLTYGVFNSQLFSAVTVMVMLTTFIAPPLLKVMFSKDEDAAEHAA; encoded by the coding sequence AGCACTAGTTTGCATACTTGTATTCTCCAAGATATTCGGGGAGTTAGCAGAGCGTATCAAGCAGCCATCAGTGCTTGGCGAGCTTGTCGCGGGAGTAGTTCTAGGCGGCAGTGTCCTGGCAATTGTACCTTCTGTCTCCGGGATGATTGGTTATGACACCTTTCATCTGCTGGCTGAAGTCGGCGTCGCAATTCTCTTATTTGAAATCGGTTTAGAAACAGACCTTAGAGATCTAATTAAAGTCGGATTTAAATCCACGCTTGTGGCAATAGTCGGTGTGGTTTTGCCGTTTGCACTTGGTTTTGGAAGCATAGTAGCTTTTGAGCACATGGGGCTTTTAGGCGGATCAGACCCTAACTTAAACTTTCTTATTGCCCTCACCGCAGGCGCTACACTTACTGCTACTAGTGTTGGAATTACAGCAAGAGTCCTCTCTGATATGAACAAGCTTCAAAGCGGCGAGGCAAAGATTATCTTAGGCGCAGCAGTAATCGACGATATTTTAGGATTAATAATTTTAGGTGTTGTAAGTGGTCTAATACAAGCATCTTCAAGCGGCGATGGAGGTAGTGTTTCCACACTTAGCGTTGGCATAATATTCCTTAAAGCTTTTGGCTTTTTGATAGTCGCAATTGTAGTTGGAAACCTTATTTCTAAAAAGCTCTTTGACCTTATCGAAATGATGAGAGTAAGGGGAGTTTTACTGCTCAGCGCACTTTCTTTTGCGTTTATCTTTGCTTTTCTGGCAAGTCTGGTAGGCTTAGCTCCTATTGTTGGTGCATTTGCTGCCGGACTGGTGCTTGCAAATACAAATCAGTTTAAGACGATTGAGCATAATTTAAAGCCTGTTTCTGATTTCTTTACGCCAATATTTTTCATTATGGTAGGAGCAGCTGTGGATGTTTCTGTGTTCAATCCTTTCGTCAGCGAAAATATACCAATATTATTAATTGCCCTGATACTATTTGTGGTAGCAGTAATAGGTAAATTCGTCAGTGGTTTTGTAATATTTGAAAAGGGTATTAATAAAAGTGTAATTGGAGTGGGTATGATACCTAGGGGGGAGGTCGGGCTAATTTTTGCCCAGGTAGGTCTTACCTACGGAGTATTTAACTCACAGCTATTTTCAGCTGTCACAGTTATGGTAATGTTAACGACGTTTATAGCGCCTCCGCTGCTTAAAGTGATGTTCTCAAAAGACGAAGACGCTGCGGAACATGCTGCTTAG
- a CDS encoding ATP synthase F0 subunit B — translation MNFSKIKNLILALSLLAVLTTTSYAASGDLLSVNYTVFIQIIIFLAAIFILNKLVFKPFISLVDRRDKLTRGAIEEAHELEEKVKAIMEDYDAKLSEARSLAIEERNKLIAEGQNVAQEILGEARNETGALLDEAKVKLEAETKEIKEKIKSDIDSLAGEIATKVLGKEVGS, via the coding sequence ATGAACTTTTCGAAAATAAAAAACTTAATATTAGCCCTCTCATTATTAGCTGTTTTAACAACTACTTCATATGCTGCATCAGGGGATTTATTAAGCGTTAACTACACCGTATTTATTCAAATCATTATTTTCCTCGCAGCAATATTTATTCTAAACAAATTAGTTTTTAAGCCTTTTATAAGCCTTGTGGACAGACGTGACAAACTCACAAGAGGAGCGATTGAAGAAGCTCACGAACTAGAGGAAAAAGTTAAGGCAATAATGGAAGATTATGATGCAAAGCTAAGTGAGGCCAGATCTTTGGCAATAGAAGAGCGAAATAAGCTCATTGCAGAAGGACAAAACGTTGCTCAGGAAATTCTTGGCGAAGCCAGAAATGAGACAGGCGCTCTGCTAGACGAGGCCAAGGTTAAGCTTGAGGCTGAGACAAAAGAGATAAAAGAAAAAATTAAATCTGATATTGATAGTTTGGCAGGAGAGATAGCCACTAAAGTTTTAGGTAAGGAGGTAGGGTCTTGA
- a CDS encoding ATP synthase F0 subunit B has product MIDFAILDLVLANASEGGNTFNWGYVFRHTVNLVILLGILVYFLKDSVKNFLHQRKNSISSEIDHAQKTIAEAKSKYEEYAEKLKGIEDEVNNIKESIVKQGQAEREEILKQASIASENIRKEAQETIKFEAERAKQEIQDEVVTMAIAIAEKVIKENLTETDKQRFVEDFTNNIGDESWRQSQH; this is encoded by the coding sequence TTGATAGATTTTGCAATATTAGACTTAGTACTCGCAAACGCCTCTGAAGGTGGTAACACCTTTAACTGGGGTTATGTATTCAGACACACTGTAAATTTAGTAATACTATTAGGAATATTAGTTTATTTCCTTAAAGATTCTGTAAAGAATTTCCTACACCAAAGAAAAAACTCAATAAGCAGCGAGATAGATCACGCCCAAAAAACAATTGCTGAGGCAAAAAGCAAATACGAAGAGTATGCCGAGAAATTAAAAGGTATAGAAGATGAAGTTAATAACATTAAAGAAAGCATTGTAAAGCAGGGTCAGGCTGAGAGGGAAGAGATATTAAAGCAGGCCAGCATTGCATCTGAGAATATCAGAAAAGAGGCTCAGGAAACAATCAAGTTTGAAGCCGAAAGAGCAAAACAGGAAATACAAGATGAAGTAGTGACAATGGCTATTGCAATTGCTGAAAAAGTAATAAAAGAGAATTTAACTGAGACTGATAAACAGAGATTTGTTGAAGACTTTACTAACAACATAGGTGATGAATCATGGCGTCAATCGCAACACTAA
- the atpH gene encoding ATP synthase F1 subunit delta — translation MASIATLRDLSEALIESAKQENKLDKITSDMEDFYDVLSGNPELKNVLWSSTFELSEREQVTKDIATNRGYDNLTANFLGLVLELDKFKSLLNSEQTFIQKLRKASGKIMAEITMATNPTPEDLSKIKSKLTQVMGQEVEVTSKVDPQIIGGIIAKVEDKVFDGSIKTQLERIRGVLSQS, via the coding sequence ATGGCGTCAATCGCAACACTAAGAGACCTCTCAGAAGCGCTGATTGAGAGTGCTAAACAAGAGAACAAGTTAGACAAGATCACTTCAGACATGGAAGATTTTTACGATGTTCTCTCTGGTAATCCAGAGCTTAAAAATGTTCTGTGGAGTTCTACCTTCGAACTTTCAGAAAGAGAGCAGGTAACAAAGGATATTGCTACTAATAGAGGATACGATAATCTAACAGCTAATTTTTTAGGACTAGTATTAGAGCTCGACAAGTTCAAATCATTACTAAATTCTGAGCAGACTTTTATACAAAAGTTAAGAAAAGCATCAGGGAAAATTATGGCCGAAATCACTATGGCTACAAACCCTACCCCGGAAGATTTGAGCAAAATAAAGTCCAAATTAACTCAGGTAATGGGTCAGGAAGTAGAGGTTACTTCCAAGGTTGATCCACAGATAATTGGCGGAATTATTGCAAAAGTTGAAGATAAGGTGTTCGATGGTAGTATAAAGACCCAACTTGAGAGAATAAGAGGTGTGCTCTCACAATCTTAG
- the atpA gene encoding F0F1 ATP synthase subunit alpha has translation MQETKIEEIGEILKNRIKGYETKVETSEIGTVISVGDGIARSYGLDQAMAGELVEFKSGIMGLVLNLEEDNVGIALFGEDTEVQEGDIVKRTGRIAEVPVGENMKGRVVNALGQPLDGKGEITSDETRQIEVKAPGVVYRQSVSEPLQTGIKSIDAMIPIGRGQRELILGDRQIGKTAIAIDTIINQKEEDVYCIYVAVGQKQSTVAQVMDKLKEHGAMEYTTIVAATASDPAPFQFIAPYTGCALGEYFRDTGRHALVIYDDLTKHAWAYRQLSLLLRRPPGREAYPGDVFYLHSRLLERAAKMRDEDGGGSLTALPIIETQAGDVSAYIPTNVISITDGQIYLESDLFYSGIRPAINVGLSVSRVGGSAQIKAMKNVAGTLRLELAQYREVEAFSQFASDLDKATQAQLARGSRLVEALKQGQYEPLAVEKQILIIYAVTNGFVDDYPVSAVNKYEKELYSFFESSYSNLLSEIKTKKVISDELEESVKSALGELKNQLGDLS, from the coding sequence ATGCAGGAAACGAAGATTGAAGAAATTGGCGAAATATTAAAAAACCGAATTAAAGGTTATGAGACCAAGGTAGAGACATCAGAGATCGGAACTGTAATTTCTGTTGGTGACGGTATCGCAAGGTCTTACGGTCTTGATCAGGCAATGGCAGGTGAGCTCGTTGAGTTTAAAAGCGGGATCATGGGCCTTGTACTAAACCTTGAGGAAGACAACGTTGGTATCGCACTCTTTGGTGAGGACACCGAAGTACAAGAGGGAGATATTGTAAAGCGTACAGGTAGAATCGCTGAGGTTCCTGTGGGCGAAAATATGAAGGGCAGGGTGGTAAACGCTCTTGGACAGCCTCTTGACGGTAAAGGTGAAATCACAAGTGATGAGACAAGACAGATCGAGGTTAAAGCTCCTGGTGTTGTTTACAGACAGTCTGTGAGCGAGCCGCTTCAAACCGGAATTAAATCAATCGACGCTATGATACCAATAGGTAGGGGCCAAAGGGAGCTGATTCTTGGTGACCGTCAGATTGGTAAGACTGCAATCGCTATAGACACAATAATTAATCAAAAAGAAGAAGACGTATACTGCATCTATGTAGCAGTAGGACAAAAACAATCAACCGTTGCTCAGGTTATGGACAAGTTAAAAGAGCACGGCGCTATGGAGTACACAACAATCGTTGCTGCTACAGCAAGTGACCCGGCGCCGTTTCAGTTTATCGCTCCTTACACAGGCTGTGCGCTAGGAGAGTATTTCAGAGACACAGGACGCCATGCACTAGTTATTTATGATGACTTAACAAAACACGCATGGGCTTATCGTCAGCTATCATTGCTTCTAAGAAGACCTCCTGGACGTGAGGCTTATCCTGGAGACGTATTCTATCTCCATTCCAGACTACTTGAGCGTGCTGCTAAGATGAGAGACGAAGACGGCGGAGGATCATTAACCGCGCTTCCAATTATTGAAACACAAGCTGGAGACGTTTCCGCATACATTCCTACAAACGTAATTTCTATTACTGATGGTCAGATTTATCTTGAGAGTGATCTTTTCTACTCTGGTATTAGGCCTGCTATTAACGTTGGTCTTTCAGTATCAAGGGTGGGTGGATCAGCTCAGATTAAGGCGATGAAAAACGTGGCCGGTACTCTTAGACTAGAGCTTGCTCAGTACAGAGAGGTTGAAGCGTTTTCCCAGTTTGCATCTGACTTAGACAAAGCAACCCAGGCTCAGCTAGCTCGTGGTAGCAGACTTGTGGAAGCTCTTAAACAAGGTCAGTATGAGCCGCTTGCGGTTGAAAAACAGATTCTAATTATTTATGCAGTGACAAATGGATTTGTTGATGACTACCCGGTCTCTGCTGTTAACAAATATGAAAAAGAGCTCTACTCATTCTTTGAGTCAAGCTACTCCAACCTACTTTCTGAAATTAAAACTAAGAAAGTAATTTCCGATGAACTTGAGGAGAGCGTTAAGAGCGCTTTAGGTGAGCTTAAAAATCAACTAGGAGATCTATCTTAA